The sequence below is a genomic window from Streptomyces sp. NBC_00289.
CCCCCAGACCGCGCAGCGCCCCGCCCTCCGCTGCGCCCGCCGCCGACGGCACCACCCCCTCCAGGGGCGCGGGGAACTGCGCAAACCCCCACCCACCCGCACCCCGACAGACGCGCCCCCACCCACCCGCCGCCACCCCCATTTGTCACCGCCGACGCCTACTGTCGAGACATGGCAGGCACCGCACCCCCCGCACCCCCGGCGCACGAGCACCACCTCCCACCCCCCGGCTACGACCCGACGTCAGTCGACCGCTGGGCCGCGGAGCCCGACAAACGCCCCGGCCGCACCGCCTTCCAGCGCGACCGCGCCCGGATCCTGCACTCGTCCGCGCTCAGAAGACTCGCCGGCAAGACCCAGGTCGTGACCCCCGGCACCCGGAGCCAGGTCTGGGACGCCAGCCCCCGCACCCGGCTCACCCACTCCCTGGAGTGCGCCCAGGTCGGCCGTGAGCTGGGTGCCGCCCTCGGCTGCGACCCCGACCTCGTCGAGGCGGCCTGTCTCTCCCACGACCTCGGCCACCCGCCCTTCGGCCACAACGGCGAGCAGGCGCTGAACGAGTTCGCGGAGGACTGCGGCGGCTTCGAGGGCAACGCCCAGTCCCTGCGCCTGCTGACCAGGATCGAGCCGAAGCGTTTCGTGCGGTCCGAGGAGACGGGCGACCTCGTCAGTGTCGGCCTCAACCTCACCCGGGCCACCCTGGACGCCGCCACCAAGTACCCCTGGCCCCGCGGCGCCCACCCCACCGAGCCCAGGTCCCCGAAGTTCGGCGTGTACGAGGACGACCGGCCGGTCTTCGACTGGCTTCGCAAGGAGGCCCCCGGCGGCCGCACCACCTTCGAGGCGCAGGTCATGGACTGGTCCGACGACGTGGCCTACTCGGTGCACGACGTCGAGGACGGCCTGCACGCCGGTCACATCGACCCCAACTGCCTGCACGCGGAGCCGGAACGCCAACAGGTCTTCGCCGTCGCCGTCGGCCGGTACGTGCCCGTGGACACGGACCCCGCCGAGCTCGCCGAGGCCCTCGACCGCCTTCAGGACCAGGAGTGGTGGCCGCACGGATACGACGGGACGGCTGTCGCCCAGGCCCGCCTCAAGGACGCCACCAGCCAGCTCATCGGCCGGTTCTGCCTGGCCGCCGAGGGCGCCACCCGCGCCGCGTACGGCAGCGGCCGGCTCACGCGCTACGCCGCCGAACTCGTCGTACCGCGGGCGGCCCGACTGGAGTGCGCGGTCCTCAAGGCCGTCGCCGACCGGTACGTCATGCAACGCGCCGAGCAGGAGCGGCTCCGCGCCGACCAGCGGATCGTGGTCGCCGAGCTCGCCGAGGCGCTGACCGCCCGCGCGCCGGACGGCCTGGACCCCCAGTTCCGCGCCCTGTTCGACGCGGCCTTCGACGACCGGGCCCGCAAGCGCGTGATCGTCGACCAGATCGCCTCGCTCACCGACGCCTCGGCCCGCTCGCTCCACGCCCACCTGACCGGGCGCCCATGACATCCCCCCGTACGGGGCACCCGTGTCACTCAGGCCACTCCGGGCACTCAGGTGGCCCCAATCGGGTCCGAATGTGACACTCCGTGGCCTGATCGGGCCACTCCCTCTTCCCGCATCACGCTGCGTGCGGGACGCTCGCTTGTGGCGGCACCCTTACGAGGAGGCATCAAGTGGTCGACGCGGATCAGACATTCGTCATCATCGGAGGCGGCCTGGCCGGCGCGAAAGCGGCCGAGACGCTCCGAGCGGAGGGCTTCACCGGACGCGTGATACTGATCTGCGACGAACGCGACCACCCGTACGAGCGGCCGCCCTTGTCCAAGGGCTATCTGCTGGGCAAGGAGGAACGCGACAGCGTCTTCGTGCACGAGCCCGCCTGGTACGCGCGCAACGACATCGAGCTGCACCTCGGCCAGACCGTCGACGCCGTCGACCGCGCCGCGAAGACGGTCCGCTTCGGCGAGGACGGCACGGTCGTCCACTACGACAAACTGCTGATCGCGACCGGCGCGGAGCCCCGCCGCCTGGACATCCCGGGCACGGACCTGGCGGGCGTCCACCATCTGCGCCGCCTCGCCCACGCCGAGCGGCTCAAGGGCGTCCTGGCCACCCTCGGCCGCGACAACGGCCACATCGTGATCGCGGGCGCCGGCTGGATCGGCCTGGAGGTGGCGGCGGCCGCCCGCGAGTACGGCGCCGAGGTCACCGTCGTCGAGCCCGAGCCGACCCCGCTGCACGGCGTCCTCGGCCCCGAGCTCGGCAACCTCTTCGCCGAGCTGCACCGCGAGCACGGCGTCCGCTTCCACTTCGGCGCGAGGCTGACGGAGATCGTCGGACAGGACGGCATGGTCCTGGCCGCCCGCACCGACGACGGCGAGGAGCACCCCGCGCACGACGTCCTCGCGGCGGTCGGCGCGGCCCCGCGCACGGCCCTCGCGGAGGCGGCCGGCCTGACGCTGGCCGAGCGGACGCACGGCGGCGGCATCGCGGTCGACGAGCGGCTGCGCACCTCCGACCCCGACATCTACGCGGCCGGTGACGTGGCCTCCTTCCACCACGCCCTCTTCGGCACCCGGCTGCGTGTCGAGCACTGGGCCAACGCCCTCAACGGCGGCCCGGCGGCGGCCCGCTCGATGCTCGGCCGCGACCTCACCTACGACCGCGTGCCCTACTTCTTCTCCGACCAGTACGACGTGGGGATGGAGTACTCCGGCTGGGCGCCCCCGGGGTCGTACGACGAAGTGGTGATCCGGGGAGACGCGGGGAAACGGGAGTTCATCGCGTTCTGGGTGAAGCACGGCCGGGTGCTGGCCGGGATGAACGTGAACGTGTGGGACGTCACAGAGCCCATCCAGCAGCTGATCCGGTCCGGGGCCCCACTGGACACGGACGCACTGGCGGACCCGCACGTTCCGCTGGGCGACCTGACGTCCTGACCGTCACTGCTGTCAGTCCCGCCCCGTAGAATCACCACGTGGCAGGACGGATCAACGACGAGGACGTGAAGGCGGTACGGGACGCGGTCCCGATCGACGCCGTCGTCTCCGAGTACCTCCAGCTGCGCAACGCGGGCGGCGGAAACCTCAAGGGCCTGTGCCCCTTCCACGACGAGAAGTCGCCGTCCTTCCAGGTCAGCCCGAGCAAGGGTCTCTTCCACTGCTTCGGCTGCCAGGAGGGCGGCGACACCATCACGTTCGTGATGAAGGTCGACCACCTCACCTTCTCCGAGTCGGTCGAGCGCCTGGCCGCCCAGGCCGGCATCACCCTGCGCTACGAGGAGGGCGGCTACAACCCCGCCCACCAGCGCGGCGAGCGGATCCGCCTGGTCGAGGCCCACAAGGTGGCCGCCGACTGGTACGTGGAGCAGCTGGCGACCAGCCCGGAGGCCGACACCGGGCGCAAGTTCCTCGCCGAGCGCGGGTTCGACCAGGCCGCCGCCGACCACTTCGGCGTCGGTTACAGCCCGCAGGGCTGGGACCACCTCACCCGTCACCTCCGCGGCAAGGGCTTCACCGACAAGGAACTCCTCCTGTCCGGCCTCGCCCAGGAGGGCCGCCGCGGCCCCATCGACCGCTTCCGTGGCCGGCTGATGTGGCCGATCCGGGACATCGGCGGCGAGGTCGTCGGCTTCGGCGCGCGCAAGCTGTACGAGTCGGACAACGGCCCCAAGTACCTCAACACCCCCGACACCGCGATCTACCGCAAGTCCCAGGTCCTCTACGGCATCGACCTGGCGAAGAAGGACATCGCCAAGTCCAGCCGCGCGGTCGTGGTCGAGGGCTACACCGACGTCATGGCCTGCCACCTCGCCGGTGTCACCACCGCCATCGCGACCTGCGGTACCGCGTTCGGCACCGACCACATCAAGATCCTGCGCCGCCTGCTGATGGACAACGGCAGCGCCCGCGTGATCTTCACCTTCGACGGCGACGCGGCCGGCCAGAAGGCGGCCCTGCGCGCCTTCGAGGACGACCAGAAGTTCGCCGCCGAGACGTACATCGCGATCGCGCCGGACAACATGGACCCCTGCGACCTGCGCCTCGCCAAGGGCGACGAGGCGGTCGCCGACCTGGTCCAACCCCGTACCCCGCTCTTCGAGTTCGCGCTCCGCCAGATCGTCGTCCGCTACGACCTCGACACTCCCGCGGGCCGTGCCGCCGCCCTCGACGAGGCTGCCCCGATCGTCGCCCGGATCAAGAACAGCGGCGCCCAGCACGAGGTCGCGGTGCAGCTCGCCGGCATGCTCGGCATCCTCGACACACAGTTCGTCGTCAAGCGGGTCGCGCAGTTGGCCCGCTGGGCCCGCGACCGCGGCGGCAAGGGACCGGCGCCCGCGCACAGCGACCCCCGGCAGTACGACGGCGGACCCCGGGCCACCGCGTCCGGTCCGGCGCTCAACCTCCGCAACCCCGTCTACGCCACCGAGCGGGAACTCCTCAAACTCGCCCTCCAGCGCCCGGACCTCGTCTCCCCGGCCTTCGACGCGTACGGCGCCGACGAGTTCACCGCCCCCGTCTACGCGGCCGTACGCCAGGCCGTCCAGGAGGCGGGCGGCGCCGAGTACGGCACCCAGGACCCGCAGGAGTACCTGGTCCGGGTCCGCGAGGCAGCCCCCGACAACACCGTCCGCGCGATGGTCACGGAGCTGGCGGTCGAGGCGATCATGCGCAAGACGGTCGACGACAACTACGCGGGCGACCAGCTCGTCACCGTCCGCCGCCGTGCCGTCGAGCGCCGCGTCCGCGACATCCAGAGCACCCTCGCCCGCCTGGACACCCACAGCGACCCGGCCCAACTGGCCGCCGTACAGAACGAACTGTGGGTCCTCCAGCAGTACGACCAGGCCCTCCGGGTCCAGGGCGCGGCCGCGCTCTGAGGCGTGCCCGCGCGGGTCGCCGCAGCTCAGGCCGGTGCGGGGCACCCGGTCCACATCACCGGTAACCACCCGGTCACGGACCGGACTCAAAAAGTCACCGCACGCCCCTCGTGGCAGCGATGTGTCGTACTCCACACTGGGTTCCGGTGCCTGAGTCCTCGGAGCGCGGCCGATCCGTCCCCCACGGGTCCCACATCCCCGCGGTTCCGCTCATCGCGTACGGGACGGACAGCGGCGAGGCCGCCGACTCCGCCCCCGAAGCAGCGCTGCCGCACACCTCAGCAGCGATCATCCTGGAGGTCGCCCCCGTGCAGACCCAGACCCTCACCCAGACCGACAGCACCACGGACGGCACGGAACCGGACGCGGAAACCGACGTTCTCGACGCGGTGCCCCCGCAGAACCGTGTCGCGCACCATCCCGAGACGGCAGAGACGGCAGAGACGGCAGAGACGGCAGAGACGGCCGAGACGGCAGAGACGGAGCCGGACGACCCTCCCGCCGACGCGCTGGAGAACGCGGAGCCCGAGACCCCCGAGCCCGTCGAACCCCCCGAGTCGGCCCGGGTCCGGCCCGACACCGGTGCCCCCTCCTCGGACCTGTTCCGCCAGTACCTGCGGGAGATCGGCCGCATCCCGCTGCTCACCGCGGCCGAGGAGGTCGACCTGGCCCGCCGGGTCGAGGCCGGCCTGTTCGCCGAGGAGAAGCTCACCAGCACGCCCGACCTGGACAGCGGTCTCGCCCTCGACCTGGACCGGCTGATCGTCCTGGGCCGGATGGCCAAGCGCCGCCTCATCGAGGCGAACCTGCGGCTGGTCGTCTCCGTCGCCAAGCGGTACGTCGGCCGCGGCCTGACCATGCTCGACCTGGTCCAGGAGGGCAACCTGGGCCTCATCCGCGCCGTGGAGAAGTTCGACTACGCCCGCGGCTACAAGTTCTCCACGTACGCCACCTGGTGGATCCGCCAGGCCATGTCCCGCGCCCTCGCCGACCAGGCCCGCACCATCCGCGTCCCGGTCCACGTCGTCGAACTCATCAACCGCGTCGTCCGCGTCCAGCGCCGCATGCTCCAGGAACGCGGCTACGAGCCGACCCCGGAAGAGGTCGCCGCCCACCTCGATCTGCTGCCCGAGCGGGTCAGCGAGGTGCTCCGCCTCGCCCAGGAGCCGGTCTCCCTGCACGCGCCGGTCGGCGAGGAGGACGACGTCGCCCTCGGCGACCTGATCGAGGACGGCGACGCGGCCTCACCGGTGGAGTCGGCGGCGTTCCTGCTGCTCAGGGAGCACCTGGAGGCGGTCCTCTCCACCCTCGGCGAGCGTGAGCGCAAGGTCGTGCAACTCCGCTACGGACTCGTCGACGGCCGCCCCCGCACCCTGGAGGAGATCGGCCGCATCTTCGGGGTCACCCGGGAGCGGATACGGCAGATCGAGTCGAAGACCCTGAACAAGCTCCGCGACCACGCCTTCGCGGACCAGCTGAGGGGCTATCTGGACTGAGCACGGGGGCCGCTCGTACGTCGGCGGCCCCCGCCCCGGTATCACCGGGCTCAGTCGACCTCGGCGACCGCCTGCGCGAACTGCGCCTTGTACAGCCGCGCGTACGCGCCGTCGGCCGTGAGCAGGTCGGTGTGCGACCCCTGCTCCACGATCGAGCCGTTCTCCATGACGAGGATCGTGTCCGCGTCCCGGATCGTCGACAGCCGGTGCGCGATCACGAAGGACGTCCGCCCGTGCGCGAGCTTGGCCATCGCCTTCTGGATCAGCACCTCGGTCCGGGTGTCCACGGAGCTGGTCGCCTCGTCGAGCACCAGGATCACCGGGTCGGACAGGAACGCCCGCGCGATGGTGATCAGTTGCTTCTCACCGGCGCTGACACCCGAGCCCTCGTCGTCGAGCACCGTGTCGTAGCCGTCGGGCAGCGTCCGCACGAACCGGTCCGCGTGGGCAGCCCGCGCCGCCTCCTCGATCTCCCCGCGCGTCACCTCGCGCGAGGCGCCGTAGGCGATGTTCTCCGCGATCGTGCCGCCGAACAGCCAGGTGTCCTGCAGCACCATCCCGATGCCGCCGCGGAGTTCGTCCCGGGACATCTTCGCGATGTCGACGCCGTCGAGGGTGATGCGTCCGCCGGAGACGTCGTAGAACCGCATGAGCAGGTTCACGAGGGTCGTCTTGCCGGCCCCGGTCGGGCCGACGATCGCGACCGTGTGCCCCGGCTCCACCGTCAGCGAGAGGTCCTCGATCAGCGGCTTCTCGGGCTCGTAGCGGAACGAGACGCGCTCCAGCGCCACCAGCCCGCGCAGTTCCTCGGGCCGCACTCCCGGCACCGGGTCGGCCTGCTGCTCCTCCGCGTCCAGGAGTTCGAAGATCCGCTCCGCCGACGCGACGCCCGACTGCACCAGGTTCGCCATCGACGCGACCTGCGTCAACGGCATCGAGAACTGCCGCGAGTACTGGACGAACGCCTGCACGTCACCGATGGACAGCGCGCCGGACGCCACCCGCAGCCCGCCGACGACCGCCACCAGCACGTAGTTGATGTTCGACACGAACAGCATCAGCGGCTGCATGATCCCGCTGTTGAACTGCGCCTTGAACCCGGCCTCGTACAGCCTGTCGTTCTCCTCGGCGAACTGCGCCGCCGACTCCTCCTGCCGCCCGAACACCTTCACCAGCGCGTGCCCGGTGTACATCTCCTCGATGTGGGCGTTGAGTTTGCCGGTGGTCCGCCACTGCTGCACGAAGTGCGGCTGCGACCGCTTGCCGATCCGGGTGGCGACGAAGGCCGACAGCGGCACGGTGACCAGCGCGACCAGCGCCAGCAGCCACGACACCCAGAACATCACCGCGAGCACGCCGATGATGGTGAGCACCGAGTTGATCAGCTGCCCCATCGACTGCTGGAGCGTCTGGCCGATGTTGTCGATGTCGTTCGTCGCCCGGCTGAGCACCTCACCGCGCTGCCGCTTGTCGAAGTACGACAGCGGCAGCCGCGACAGCTTCGTCTGCACGTCCTCGCGCATCCGGAACATGGTGCGGTTCACGGCCCGGTTCACCAGCCGCGTCGCCACCGCCATCAGCAGCCCGGCGACCAGGAACGTGACGAGCGCGAGCAGGAGTACGTCCCCGACCGCGCCGAAGTCGATGCCCTCGCCCGGCGTGAAGTTCGTACTGCGGAGCATGTCGGCGACCGAGCCCTCGCCCCGCTCCCGCATCGACTGAAGCGCCTGCTCCTTCGTGATCCCGGCCGGCATCTGCCGTCCGACGATGCCCGCGAACACCAGGTCGGTCGCCTTGCCGAGGATCTTCGGCCCGATCACGCTGAGACCCACGCTGACGACCACACAGATCAACAGCCCGTAGATCGTGACGCGTTCCGGTTTGAACCGGGCGATCAGGCGTTTGCCCGACACCTTGAAGTCCATCGAACGCTGGTCGGGGCCGCCCCCGGCCATCATCCGCCCCATCGGCCCGGCCATCAGGCGGCCTCCGCTTCCGTCAGCTGGGAGAGCACGATCTCCCGGTAGGTCTCGTTGTCCGCCATGAGCTCGTGGTGCCGGCCGGTGCCGACGACCCGGCCCTCGTCCAGGACGACGATCCGGTCGGCGTCCCGGATGGTCGCCACGCGCTGCGCGACGATGACGACGGTCGCCTCGGCGGTCTCCCGGGACAGCGCCGCCCGCAGGGCCGCGTCGGTGGCGTAGTCGAGCGCGGAGAAGGAGTCGTCGAAGAGGTAGATCTCCGGGCGCTGCACGAGCGTACGGGCGATGGCCAGCCGCTGGCGCTGACCGCCGGAGACATTGCTCCCGCCCTGCGCGATCGGGGCGTCGAGCCCGTTCTCCAGCCCCTCGACGAAGCCCTTGGCCTGCGCCACCTCCAGCGCGTGCCACAGCTCCTCGTCGGTGGCGTCCGGATTGCCGTACCGCAGGTTGGTGGCGACCGTACCCGCGAACAGGTACGGCTTCTGCGGCACCAGGCCGACCGTCTTCGCCAGCAGCTTCGGGTCGATGCCCGCCACGCTCTCCCCGTCGACCAGCACCTCGCCGTCGGTGGCGTCGAACAGCCTGGGCACCAGGCCCAGCAGGGTGGACTTGCCGCTGCCGGTCGAGCCGATGACGGCCGTGGTCTCGCCCGGCAGGGCCACCAGGTCGACGCCCTTCAGCACCGGCTCCTCGGCACCCGGGTAGCGGAAACCGGCCCCGCGCAGCTCCAGATGGCCGTGCCGGCGCAGCTCCCGTACGGGGGCGGCCGGCGGAACCACGCTGGACGAGGTGTCGAGCACCTCCTGGACCCGTTCGGCGCACACCTCCGCGCGCGGCACCATCATGAACATGAAGGTGGCCATCATCACGGACATCACGATCTGCATCAGATAGGCGAGGAACGCGGTCAGGTCGCCGATCTGCATCTGGCCGCTGTCGATGCGGTGCGCGCCGAACCAGACCACGGCGATCGACGACAGGTTCACCACCGTCATGACGATCGGGAACATCAGCGCCAGCAGCCTGCCGGTGCCCAGCGCCACATCGGTCAGTTCCGCGTTGGACTTCCGGAAACGGTCCTTCTCGTAGTCGTCCCGGACGAACGCGCGGATCACCCGGTTGCCGGTGATCTGCTCGCGCAGCACCCGGTTCACGGTGTCCAGACGCACCTGCATGGACCGGAACAGCGGGCGCAGCCGGCGCACGATCAGTGTCACGGAGATGCCGAGCACCGGCACGACCGCGACCAGCACCCCGGACAGCGGCACGTCCAGGCCGAGGGCCAGGATGATGCCGCCCACACACATGATCGGCGCGGACACCAGAAGGGTGAACGTCATCAGGGCCAGCATCTGGACCTGCTGGACGTCGTTCGTGGTCCGGGTGATCAGCGAGGGCGCACCGAACTGGCCGACTTCGCGCGCCGAGAAGGACTGCACGCGGTCGAAGACGGCGGCCCGCAGGTCCCGGCCCACCGCCGAGGCGGTCCGTGCGCCGTAGTACACGGCACCGATGTTGCAGACGACCTGCGCCATCGAGATGCCGATCATCAGGGCGCCGAACGAGAGGATGTAGCCGGTGTCTCCCTTGACGACACCACTGTCGATGATGTGCGCGTTGAGCGTGGGCAGATAGAGGGTGGCGCAGGTCTGCAGGAACTGCAGCAGCACCAGCAGGACGATGGGTTTCCTGTAGGGCCTGAGATAGGTCCGCAGAAGTCGTATGAGCACGCTACGTCTCTCGGAGTCGGCGAAGGGGGCGAGTGGTTGCCCCTGGCCCCTATCGTCGACCACCCCACCCGTGTTACCTCAACCGATTAAGCCCACAGCAGTGCTTTTTCGATCCGCGAGCCCGCGATCACGGGGGAGAAGGCCGAGGGGCGCGGCCGGCCGGGGGGTGACGGAAGGGGCCGATGGGTGCGGCCGATCGCGGACGTCGTCCTGTGTGGCCTGTGTGGCCTGTGTGGCCTGTGTGGACTCCGCGGCCGTGCGGCCCGTGTGGCTTGCGTGGTCTATACGCGGAACGCTCCCGGATGGGTCTGTTCCCGCACCGACACGTACTGCTGGCGCACCGCCTGCCCTACGGCGAGGTCCTCGCCGGGGTCCAGCACCTGCGCGGCCGCACCCTGCCAGGCCGGCGGGTTACGCGGGTCGAGTGTGCCCTGCGACACACCGAGCGCCCAGGCCGCCTGCCGGGCCGCACCGATCGCCGCGTAGTCCGCCGGCTGCGGGACCACGACCTGCACCCCGAACAGTGCGGGCGCGGCGGCCTGTACGGCGGGCAGCTCGGCGGCCGCGCCGAGGAGGAAGATCCGCCGCACCTCGACGCCCCGGCCGCGCAGCACGTCGAGCGCGTCCGCGAGCCCGCACAGCATGCCCTCGAACGCCGCCCGCGCCAGATGCTCCGCCTTCATCGACTCCCGGCGCAGACCCGCCAGGGTTCCGGCGGTGTGCGGCAGATTCGGCGTCCGTTCACCCTCCAGGTAGGGCAGGAAAACGAGCCCGTGCGAGCCCGGTGTCGACTTCATCGCCAGATCGGACAGGCTCTCCAGATCGGAAAGGCCGAGCAGCTCGGCGGTCCCGCGCAGCGTACGTACGGCGTTGAGCGTGGTGACGACCGGAAGGTGCATGCCGGTCGCGTCGGCCAGCGCCGTGATCATCCCGCTCTGGTCGACGAGCGCCTCGGGATGGACGGCCATCACGGACCCGGAGGCCCCCAGCGACACGACCGCGTCACCGAAACCGAGCCCGAGCCCGAAGGCCGCGGCCATCGTCTCGCCGGTCCCGGCGGAGATCAGCAGGCCCTCCGGGGTCGTACCGGCCGCGTCGGACGGGCCGATCACCTCGGGCAGCATGGCCTGGTGACCGAGCGCCAGCTCGACCAGTTCCGGCCGGTAGCCGCCGATCGCCGCCGACCAGTAGCCGGTACCGGAGGCGCCGCCCCGGTCGGTGGTTCTGCGCACCGGCCGCCCCAGGAGCTGCCACACCAGCCAGTCGTGCGCCTGGAGCAGTACGGAGGTGCGCGCGGCGGCGTCGGGTTCGTTCTTGGCCAGCCAGCGCAGCTTGGTCACCGGCTGCGCGGCCTGCGGCACACAGCCCACCGCCTGCGCCCACGCCTCGCGTCCACCGAGCGCGTCGACCAGATCGGCGGCCGCGACCTGCGCCCGCCGGTCCCCGCCGACCATCGCCGGCCGCACGGTGTTGCCCTGCGAGTCCAGCGGTACGACCGCGTTCTGCTGCGCGGACACACCGATGGCCTGCACGCCTTCGAGGAGCCCGCCCCCGGCGGCCTCACCGAGGGACAGCAGCCAGGCCTGCGGATCGACGTCGGCAGGCCGCCCACTGGCCTCGGCGCCATCGAGCGGATGCGGCGCATATCCCTGCCGGAGCACGGCTCCGGTGTCCGCGTCGCAGACGACGATACGAGTGAATTCGGGTGAGCTGTCCAACCCGGCGACTATCCCCATGGCCAAAATTCTGCCGCACGAACGGAGGTGAGCGCGCCGGGACGGGACCTCACGGGCGCACCGGCGCCCCGGCAGGCGACATTCGCCCGCCCGTTCGCCCGCCCGTTCGCCCGTCCGGGAGAGGCGTCCGGCGCGACGTCCGGGGCGGTGAACGCGGACTCCCCCACGCCTTCACAGGCAGTGGGGGAGTGCCGGGCGTAGCGAGGGGCAGGCGCCGCCCTAGGTGTTGCTGGTGCCCCAGTCGTCCTCGCGGCTGCCGTTGGGGCTGTGTCGGCGCAGGGACCGTACGCGGTCGGTGACCGAGTCGGGCACACGGTCTCCGACCTTCTCGCTGACCGCGTGGTACGCCTTGCCGGCGTACTCGCGGCCCTGCTGCGCCGCCGTCTCCGCGCTGTTGCGGACGGCGGGGTTCTGCGCGACCTGACGTGCGGACTTCTTCAGCTGCTCGTAGCGCTCGCGTCCGGCCTTCGTGCCGAGCACGTAACCCAGAGCGAGTCCGGCCACGAACGTGAGCCGGTAGCGCATGGCGGCCACCCTTCCCTTTGCGTAGGTCTCCGGTGCGGCTGGTGCCGGGGGAACCGATTGGCGGAGCACCCCCCTGCTTGCGCTAATGTATGTGTCGCAGCGAGCGTCCGCCCCCTGGCGAATACCCAGGTAGGTGCGTTCGATGCAACCAAGCATTCCTCCGTAGCTCAATTGGCAGAGCAGCCGGCTGTTAACCGGCAGGTTACTGGTTCGAGTCCAGTCGGGGGAGCTCGGTCCTC
It includes:
- a CDS encoding deoxyguanosinetriphosphate triphosphohydrolase codes for the protein MAGTAPPAPPAHEHHLPPPGYDPTSVDRWAAEPDKRPGRTAFQRDRARILHSSALRRLAGKTQVVTPGTRSQVWDASPRTRLTHSLECAQVGRELGAALGCDPDLVEAACLSHDLGHPPFGHNGEQALNEFAEDCGGFEGNAQSLRLLTRIEPKRFVRSEETGDLVSVGLNLTRATLDAATKYPWPRGAHPTEPRSPKFGVYEDDRPVFDWLRKEAPGGRTTFEAQVMDWSDDVAYSVHDVEDGLHAGHIDPNCLHAEPERQQVFAVAVGRYVPVDTDPAELAEALDRLQDQEWWPHGYDGTAVAQARLKDATSQLIGRFCLAAEGATRAAYGSGRLTRYAAELVVPRAARLECAVLKAVADRYVMQRAEQERLRADQRIVVAELAEALTARAPDGLDPQFRALFDAAFDDRARKRVIVDQIASLTDASARSLHAHLTGRP
- a CDS encoding NAD(P)/FAD-dependent oxidoreductase → MVDADQTFVIIGGGLAGAKAAETLRAEGFTGRVILICDERDHPYERPPLSKGYLLGKEERDSVFVHEPAWYARNDIELHLGQTVDAVDRAAKTVRFGEDGTVVHYDKLLIATGAEPRRLDIPGTDLAGVHHLRRLAHAERLKGVLATLGRDNGHIVIAGAGWIGLEVAAAAREYGAEVTVVEPEPTPLHGVLGPELGNLFAELHREHGVRFHFGARLTEIVGQDGMVLAARTDDGEEHPAHDVLAAVGAAPRTALAEAAGLTLAERTHGGGIAVDERLRTSDPDIYAAGDVASFHHALFGTRLRVEHWANALNGGPAAARSMLGRDLTYDRVPYFFSDQYDVGMEYSGWAPPGSYDEVVIRGDAGKREFIAFWVKHGRVLAGMNVNVWDVTEPIQQLIRSGAPLDTDALADPHVPLGDLTS
- the dnaG gene encoding DNA primase gives rise to the protein MAGRINDEDVKAVRDAVPIDAVVSEYLQLRNAGGGNLKGLCPFHDEKSPSFQVSPSKGLFHCFGCQEGGDTITFVMKVDHLTFSESVERLAAQAGITLRYEEGGYNPAHQRGERIRLVEAHKVAADWYVEQLATSPEADTGRKFLAERGFDQAAADHFGVGYSPQGWDHLTRHLRGKGFTDKELLLSGLAQEGRRGPIDRFRGRLMWPIRDIGGEVVGFGARKLYESDNGPKYLNTPDTAIYRKSQVLYGIDLAKKDIAKSSRAVVVEGYTDVMACHLAGVTTAIATCGTAFGTDHIKILRRLLMDNGSARVIFTFDGDAAGQKAALRAFEDDQKFAAETYIAIAPDNMDPCDLRLAKGDEAVADLVQPRTPLFEFALRQIVVRYDLDTPAGRAAALDEAAPIVARIKNSGAQHEVAVQLAGMLGILDTQFVVKRVAQLARWARDRGGKGPAPAHSDPRQYDGGPRATASGPALNLRNPVYATERELLKLALQRPDLVSPAFDAYGADEFTAPVYAAVRQAVQEAGGAEYGTQDPQEYLVRVREAAPDNTVRAMVTELAVEAIMRKTVDDNYAGDQLVTVRRRAVERRVRDIQSTLARLDTHSDPAQLAAVQNELWVLQQYDQALRVQGAAAL
- a CDS encoding RNA polymerase sigma factor; its protein translation is MPESSERGRSVPHGSHIPAVPLIAYGTDSGEAADSAPEAALPHTSAAIILEVAPVQTQTLTQTDSTTDGTEPDAETDVLDAVPPQNRVAHHPETAETAETAETAETAETAETEPDDPPADALENAEPETPEPVEPPESARVRPDTGAPSSDLFRQYLREIGRIPLLTAAEEVDLARRVEAGLFAEEKLTSTPDLDSGLALDLDRLIVLGRMAKRRLIEANLRLVVSVAKRYVGRGLTMLDLVQEGNLGLIRAVEKFDYARGYKFSTYATWWIRQAMSRALADQARTIRVPVHVVELINRVVRVQRRMLQERGYEPTPEEVAAHLDLLPERVSEVLRLAQEPVSLHAPVGEEDDVALGDLIEDGDAASPVESAAFLLLREHLEAVLSTLGERERKVVQLRYGLVDGRPRTLEEIGRIFGVTRERIRQIESKTLNKLRDHAFADQLRGYLD
- a CDS encoding ABC transporter ATP-binding protein; this encodes MAGPMGRMMAGGGPDQRSMDFKVSGKRLIARFKPERVTIYGLLICVVVSVGLSVIGPKILGKATDLVFAGIVGRQMPAGITKEQALQSMRERGEGSVADMLRSTNFTPGEGIDFGAVGDVLLLALVTFLVAGLLMAVATRLVNRAVNRTMFRMREDVQTKLSRLPLSYFDKRQRGEVLSRATNDIDNIGQTLQQSMGQLINSVLTIIGVLAVMFWVSWLLALVALVTVPLSAFVATRIGKRSQPHFVQQWRTTGKLNAHIEEMYTGHALVKVFGRQEESAAQFAEENDRLYEAGFKAQFNSGIMQPLMLFVSNINYVLVAVVGGLRVASGALSIGDVQAFVQYSRQFSMPLTQVASMANLVQSGVASAERIFELLDAEEQQADPVPGVRPEELRGLVALERVSFRYEPEKPLIEDLSLTVEPGHTVAIVGPTGAGKTTLVNLLMRFYDVSGGRITLDGVDIAKMSRDELRGGIGMVLQDTWLFGGTIAENIAYGASREVTRGEIEEAARAAHADRFVRTLPDGYDTVLDDEGSGVSAGEKQLITIARAFLSDPVILVLDEATSSVDTRTEVLIQKAMAKLAHGRTSFVIAHRLSTIRDADTILVMENGSIVEQGSHTDLLTADGAYARLYKAQFAQAVAEVD
- a CDS encoding ABC transporter ATP-binding protein, producing the protein MLIRLLRTYLRPYRKPIVLLVLLQFLQTCATLYLPTLNAHIIDSGVVKGDTGYILSFGALMIGISMAQVVCNIGAVYYGARTASAVGRDLRAAVFDRVQSFSAREVGQFGAPSLITRTTNDVQQVQMLALMTFTLLVSAPIMCVGGIILALGLDVPLSGVLVAVVPVLGISVTLIVRRLRPLFRSMQVRLDTVNRVLREQITGNRVIRAFVRDDYEKDRFRKSNAELTDVALGTGRLLALMFPIVMTVVNLSSIAVVWFGAHRIDSGQMQIGDLTAFLAYLMQIVMSVMMATFMFMMVPRAEVCAERVQEVLDTSSSVVPPAAPVRELRRHGHLELRGAGFRYPGAEEPVLKGVDLVALPGETTAVIGSTGSGKSTLLGLVPRLFDATDGEVLVDGESVAGIDPKLLAKTVGLVPQKPYLFAGTVATNLRYGNPDATDEELWHALEVAQAKGFVEGLENGLDAPIAQGGSNVSGGQRQRLAIARTLVQRPEIYLFDDSFSALDYATDAALRAALSRETAEATVVIVAQRVATIRDADRIVVLDEGRVVGTGRHHELMADNETYREIVLSQLTEAEAA